From a single Chlamydia muridarum str. Nigg genomic region:
- a CDS encoding transglutaminase family protein — MWKHWIRIIGIGSLLSPTVLLALGEKTPAFFLERNRNFWNIDPYCLESICACFISNQDPLSAERLEVLFPQLSQEDLLVFAKCILSSKNAEYLFSDAEEKIFAKLALPRVSLGCNRADDLAKVLVLAEAGSTAKEQKARYYSLYLDVLALRAYVERARLVNATCEVASQIDLASIEAINTILFEKEGVRYPSKKEMFESRFSELAAVTDSKFGVCLGSVVLYQAVAQRLNLSLEAVTPPGHIYLRYKDVVNIETTSGGRHIPTEKYCECIPESQLRVRSQEELIGLTFMNRGAFFLQKGEFLQASIAYEQAKKYLADEQISDLLGITYILLGKKKEGEDILKKSSERTRKSSAIHDYFERNISPEILAVLFADSGVTYQETLDYHKKLLVLVEKFPRSGALRLRLAATALELGLVKKGEQLLEKSVEDAPDDLFLRLQLCKILCNRHDYTRAKQHFDQAKKILAEEGMLSEKSSYTLLKILEKKLALVSPH, encoded by the coding sequence AGCCTTTTTTTTAGAAAGGAATCGTAATTTTTGGAATATAGATCCCTATTGTTTAGAGTCTATTTGTGCTTGTTTTATTTCTAATCAAGATCCTTTAAGTGCTGAACGGTTAGAGGTTTTGTTTCCACAACTATCTCAAGAGGATCTATTGGTTTTTGCTAAGTGCATTTTGTCATCAAAAAATGCAGAGTACCTTTTCTCGGATGCAGAAGAGAAAATTTTTGCTAAGCTAGCTCTTCCTCGCGTTTCCTTGGGGTGTAATCGAGCTGATGATTTGGCTAAGGTGTTAGTATTAGCCGAAGCCGGTTCCACTGCAAAAGAGCAGAAAGCTCGATACTATTCTTTATATTTGGATGTTCTAGCTTTGCGAGCCTATGTTGAGAGAGCGCGTTTAGTAAATGCAACTTGTGAAGTTGCTAGTCAAATAGATTTAGCAAGTATAGAGGCGATTAATACTATTCTTTTTGAAAAAGAAGGAGTTCGTTACCCCTCCAAAAAAGAGATGTTCGAAAGCCGATTTTCTGAGTTGGCAGCTGTTACAGATAGCAAGTTTGGAGTTTGCTTGGGGAGTGTTGTGCTTTATCAAGCTGTAGCTCAACGACTCAATCTCTCCCTTGAGGCTGTAACTCCTCCAGGCCATATTTATTTGCGTTATAAGGATGTGGTAAATATTGAAACGACTTCTGGGGGAAGGCATATTCCTACGGAAAAGTATTGTGAGTGTATACCGGAATCTCAGTTGCGAGTGCGATCGCAGGAAGAGCTGATAGGTTTAACCTTTATGAACCGGGGGGCTTTTTTTTTACAAAAAGGAGAATTTCTTCAAGCTTCTATAGCCTATGAGCAAGCCAAAAAGTATTTGGCGGATGAGCAGATCTCTGACTTGTTAGGTATAACATACATTCTTTTGGGCAAAAAAAAAGAGGGAGAGGATATTTTAAAAAAATCTTCAGAAAGGACTCGCAAAAGCTCGGCTATACACGATTATTTTGAACGCAATATTTCTCCTGAAATATTGGCAGTATTATTTGCTGATTCGGGTGTAACCTATCAAGAAACTTTGGATTATCACAAAAAACTTCTTGTGCTTGTTGAGAAGTTCCCTAGGAGTGGTGCTTTGAGATTACGACTTGCTGCGACAGCTTTGGAACTAGGATTAGTGAAGAAGGGGGAGCAGCTTTTAGAAAAGAGCGTGGAAGATGCTCCGGATGATCTCTTCTTGCGACTTCAGCTTTGTAAAATTCTTTGTAATAGGCACGACTATACGCGAGCAAAGCAACACTTTGATCAGGCTAAGAAGATCTTAGCTGAGGAAGGGATGCTTTCGGAAAAATCTTCCTATACTCTTTTAAAAATACTCGAGAAAAAACTAGCTCTTGTTTCTCCCCACTGA
- the incD gene encoding inclusion membrane protein IncD: protein MTKICSTSQGLAACRIERINLLEKSLNPRNAAPTTKRLITVALAAISAITFLVIAGLLFVGVLCCPVPLIASALLLGLGAFFLGCTVVGGLLTVEAAAKDRLYRSQVLSWNNLCYKTAGVIRNG, encoded by the coding sequence ATGACAAAAATTTGTTCGACTAGTCAAGGGCTGGCAGCGTGTCGGATCGAGAGGATTAATCTTTTAGAAAAGAGTTTGAATCCAAGGAATGCAGCTCCAACAACGAAGAGATTAATAACGGTTGCTCTGGCTGCTATATCAGCCATCACTTTTCTAGTTATTGCAGGTTTGTTGTTTGTAGGGGTGCTTTGCTGTCCTGTACCACTCATTGCCTCTGCTTTACTTCTTGGGTTAGGAGCGTTCTTTTTGGGATGTACTGTGGTTGGGGGATTGCTAACTGTAGAGGCTGCAGCTAAAGATCGTTTATACCGATCGCAGGTTTTGTCATGGAACAATTTATGCTATAAAACAGCTGGGGTTATTCGAAACGGTTAA
- the incE gene encoding inclusion membrane protein IncE yields the protein MECIRLFCKDHLCLDKVTNPVCSLIKKGKTCEKVQMVAGCIGVICSMVCLALGIAAAGTGLLGAFTVSLGVVALLLGIVLFCMSIYDVLERHGGLGCPIKMTREPAPEPAPEPAPEPAPELSVKFTKGKDGQEDCAVIVGCRK from the coding sequence ATGGAGTGTATTAGACTGTTTTGTAAGGATCACTTGTGCTTAGACAAGGTGACCAATCCTGTTTGCTCGTTGATCAAGAAAGGAAAAACTTGTGAGAAAGTGCAGATGGTCGCTGGTTGTATAGGGGTGATTTGCTCCATGGTTTGCTTAGCTTTAGGCATAGCCGCAGCAGGGACAGGTTTGCTTGGTGCATTTACTGTCAGTCTTGGTGTTGTAGCGCTTCTTTTGGGAATTGTTCTGTTTTGTATGTCTATTTATGACGTTTTGGAACGCCATGGTGGCTTAGGATGTCCCATAAAAATGACTAGGGAACCAGCTCCTGAACCAGCTCCTGAACCAGCTCCTGAACCAGCTCCTGAATTATCAGTGAAATTTACTAAAGGCAAGGATGGGCAGGAGGACTGTGCTGTTATTGTTGGGTGTCGCAAGTAA
- the incF gene encoding inclusion membrane protein IncF, whose protein sequence is MIQSIEREGTFIESHHRPCDSLKHKAKAAFGIAKLIAALVALILNGALFALSVIAVCVGSTPASPLVGLAATTLASFLCAARVLFLITKDRGWV, encoded by the coding sequence ATGATACAGAGTATAGAGAGAGAGGGTACTTTTATTGAAAGTCACCACAGGCCCTGTGATTCCTTGAAGCATAAAGCGAAGGCAGCTTTCGGTATTGCTAAACTGATAGCTGCTCTAGTTGCGCTCATTTTGAATGGGGCTTTATTCGCTCTTTCAGTAATTGCTGTATGTGTTGGATCTACCCCAGCAAGTCCTTTAGTAGGATTAGCTGCAACAACTCTAGCAAGTTTTTTATGTGCTGCTCGTGTTTTGTTCTTAATTACTAAAGATCGAGGGTGGGTGTAA
- a CDS encoding IncA family protein, whose product MTSPTLVEMPLSCYPPTHTSSTACTKRSSSLYKPSLIETVQRVAAFVSLAILSIIGFLAILGHAIGFLIAPQVALVLIAVFIISLLGNALYLCKTAPLRLYKELQQEVASLKEVNFLLKSVQKEFLGLSKDFATTSKDLSDVSLDFHNLLQDFQSSHQGFEDLLEDYKNSAEDLRQIFSQETVQSLKSTILSLKEEIKEIVPLTEEVRRLAENKEDLLKIVQDLQDIRDKLRAEINNLSQASKTLSEQIASQIEENEKLYANITKALSQSYSDSSA is encoded by the coding sequence ATGACATCACCTACTCTAGTTGAGATGCCTCTATCTTGCTATCCCCCAACACATACCAGTTCAACAGCCTGCACAAAAAGAAGCTCATCACTCTATAAGCCCTCATTAATAGAAACTGTTCAACGAGTGGCTGCTTTTGTTTCCTTAGCTATCTTAAGCATAATAGGCTTTCTGGCTATCTTAGGGCATGCTATTGGTTTTCTGATAGCTCCACAAGTTGCCCTAGTTCTTATTGCGGTATTTATCATTTCCTTATTAGGAAATGCTCTCTACTTATGCAAAACGGCTCCATTACGTCTATACAAAGAGCTTCAACAAGAGGTTGCGTCTCTAAAAGAAGTAAATTTCTTGTTAAAATCTGTTCAAAAGGAATTTTTAGGGTTATCAAAAGATTTCGCAACAACCTCCAAAGACCTCTCTGATGTATCCCTAGATTTTCATAATCTCCTACAAGATTTTCAATCTTCCCATCAAGGGTTTGAGGACCTACTGGAGGACTATAAAAATTCTGCAGAGGATCTTCGTCAAATTTTTTCTCAAGAAACCGTGCAGAGTCTCAAAAGTACTATCCTATCATTAAAAGAAGAGATAAAAGAGATCGTCCCATTGACTGAGGAAGTTCGCCGTTTGGCTGAGAATAAAGAAGATTTACTAAAGATTGTTCAAGATCTGCAAGATATTCGAGATAAATTACGAGCAGAAATCAATAACCTTTCGCAAGCCTCCAAAACATTAAGTGAGCAGATCGCATCGCAAATAGAAGAAAATGAAAAACTTTACGCCAATATAACAAAAGCGCTCTCTCAATCTTATTCTGATTCTTCCGCCTAA
- the rpe gene encoding ribulose-phosphate 3-epimerase, whose product MKKQGVLIAPSIMGADLACLGDAARNIEESGANLIHIDVMDGHFVPNITFGPGIIAAINRSTDLFLEVHAMIYTPFEFVEAFVKAGADRIIVHFEAAENLKEILDYIRKCGVQAGIAFSPETSIEFISAFIPLCDVILLMSVQPGFCGQKFIPDTIEKIRFVRQAIQTLGKEGSCLIEVDGGIDEESARACREAGADILVAASYFFKKDSINMKEKVLLLQGEEHGAK is encoded by the coding sequence ATGAAAAAACAAGGGGTGTTAATTGCTCCATCTATTATGGGGGCCGACTTGGCTTGCCTAGGGGATGCAGCACGAAATATAGAAGAGTCTGGGGCAAATCTTATTCATATAGATGTCATGGATGGGCATTTTGTTCCGAATATTACCTTTGGTCCCGGTATTATTGCCGCAATCAATCGGTCAACAGATCTATTCCTTGAAGTTCATGCTATGATTTATACGCCGTTTGAATTTGTAGAGGCTTTTGTTAAAGCTGGAGCAGATCGTATTATTGTGCACTTTGAGGCAGCAGAAAACCTTAAAGAAATTCTTGATTATATTCGAAAATGTGGAGTGCAGGCAGGGATCGCTTTTTCTCCAGAGACTTCTATTGAGTTCATCTCGGCTTTTATACCTTTGTGTGATGTCATTCTACTTATGTCTGTACAACCGGGATTTTGTGGTCAAAAATTTATTCCTGATACGATAGAAAAGATTCGATTTGTTAGACAGGCAATACAAACTCTTGGGAAAGAGGGAAGTTGCTTGATCGAAGTTGACGGTGGTATTGATGAGGAGTCTGCCCGAGCATGTAGAGAAGCCGGTGCCGATATTTTGGTTGCCGCTTCTTATTTTTTTAAAAAAGACTCTATAAATATGAAAGAAAAAGTTTTGTTACTTCAAGGGGAAGAACATGGTGCTAAGTAG
- a CDS encoding elongation factor P: MVLSSQLSVGMFISTKDGLYKVVSVSKVSGSKGDTFIKVALQAAGSDVVVERNFKAGQEVKEAQFEPRNLEYLYLEEDNYLFLDLGNYEKIYIPKEIMKENAMFLKAGVTISALVHEGIVFSMELPHFLELMVSKTDFPGDSLSLSGGAKKALLETGVEVLVPPFVEIGDVIKVDTRTCEYIQRV; the protein is encoded by the coding sequence ATGGTGCTAAGTAGCCAACTCTCAGTAGGGATGTTTATCTCTACAAAAGATGGCCTGTATAAAGTGGTTTCTGTTTCAAAAGTTTCAGGAAGCAAGGGAGATACCTTTATTAAGGTGGCTCTTCAGGCCGCAGGATCTGACGTTGTTGTCGAAAGAAATTTTAAGGCAGGTCAAGAGGTTAAAGAGGCTCAATTTGAACCAAGAAATTTAGAATACTTATATCTGGAAGAGGATAATTACTTATTTTTAGACTTAGGAAATTACGAGAAAATTTATATTCCAAAAGAAATTATGAAAGAAAACGCTATGTTTTTAAAGGCTGGTGTTACTATTTCTGCACTAGTGCATGAAGGAATCGTTTTTTCAATGGAATTACCTCACTTTTTAGAGCTAATGGTTTCTAAAACAGATTTTCCTGGAGATTCTTTGTCTTTATCTGGAGGAGCTAAGAAGGCTCTTTTGGAAACAGGAGTAGAGGTTTTGGTTCCTCCTTTCGTGGAAATAGGAGATGTTATTAAGGTCGATACGCGTACGTGTGAATATATCCAACGCGTCTAA
- the accB gene encoding acetyl-CoA carboxylase biotin carboxyl carrier protein: protein MDLKQIEKLMIAMGRNKMKRIAIKRDGFELELERDTGPNIQEPVFYDNRLFAGFTQERPIPSDQNLGNPIVKEVGEKKEDKPVEGDFIVSPLVGTFYGAPSPESPAFVKPGDIVSEDTVVCIVEAMKVMNEVKAGMAGRVEEVLITNGDPVQFGSKLFRIVKA, encoded by the coding sequence ATGGATTTAAAGCAGATAGAAAAACTCATGATTGCTATGGGCCGCAATAAAATGAAGCGCATAGCGATTAAACGTGACGGTTTTGAGCTGGAGTTAGAGAGAGACACCGGGCCAAATATTCAAGAACCTGTTTTTTATGATAATCGATTGTTTGCTGGGTTTACTCAAGAAAGACCTATCCCTTCAGATCAAAATCTTGGTAATCCGATTGTCAAAGAAGTAGGGGAGAAGAAGGAAGATAAACCTGTTGAGGGAGATTTTATTGTTTCTCCATTGGTAGGCACTTTTTATGGGGCTCCTTCTCCTGAATCTCCGGCATTTGTTAAGCCTGGAGATATTGTTTCTGAAGATACGGTTGTTTGTATCGTAGAAGCTATGAAGGTGATGAATGAAGTGAAGGCAGGAATGGCTGGTCGTGTAGAGGAGGTATTAATTACCAACGGCGATCCAGTTCAATTTGGTTCTAAGTTATTCCGTATAGTTAAGGCTTAG
- the accC gene encoding acetyl-CoA carboxylase biotin carboxylase subunit: MKKVLIANRGEIAVRIIRACHDLGLSTVAIYSVADQEALHVLLADEAVCIGEAQAAKSYLKIANILAACEITGADAVHPGYGFLSENANFASICESCGLTFIGPSAESIATMGDKVAAKQLAKKIKCPVIPGSDGVVKDEVEGIRIAEKIGFPIVIKAVAGGGGRGIRIVREKDEFYRAFTAARAEAESGFNNPDVYIEKFIENPRHLEVQVIGDKYGNYVYLGERDCTVQRRRQKLIEETPSPILTPEMRAKVGKVAVDLARSAGYFSVGTVEFLLDAEKRFYFMEMNTRIQVEHTITEEITGIDLLKAQISVAKGEKLPWKQKNIEFTGHVIQCRINAEDPCNNFAPSPGRLDYYLPPAGPSVRVDGACYSGYAIPPYYDSMIAKVITKGKTREEAIAIMKRALKEFHIGGVHSTIPFHQFMLDNPKFIHSDYDINYVDRLLAEGSTFLKLAEGD; the protein is encoded by the coding sequence ATGAAGAAAGTTTTAATTGCAAATAGAGGCGAAATAGCTGTTCGGATCATTCGGGCATGTCATGATTTGGGATTGTCTACTGTTGCCATATATTCTGTAGCAGACCAAGAAGCTCTACATGTGCTTCTAGCTGATGAGGCTGTTTGTATTGGTGAAGCACAGGCTGCCAAGTCTTATCTCAAGATCGCAAATATTTTAGCTGCTTGTGAGATTACCGGAGCAGATGCCGTGCATCCTGGTTATGGCTTTTTAAGCGAAAATGCAAATTTTGCGTCTATTTGTGAAAGTTGTGGGTTAACATTTATTGGCCCTAGTGCGGAATCTATAGCAACTATGGGAGATAAAGTTGCTGCTAAGCAGTTGGCAAAAAAAATTAAGTGTCCGGTCATCCCTGGGTCTGATGGTGTCGTTAAGGATGAAGTCGAAGGGATAAGAATTGCTGAAAAAATAGGGTTCCCAATTGTTATCAAAGCCGTCGCAGGAGGCGGAGGGCGAGGGATACGCATCGTTAGAGAAAAAGATGAATTTTATAGGGCTTTTACTGCTGCTCGAGCTGAGGCTGAATCTGGCTTTAACAATCCCGATGTGTACATTGAAAAATTTATTGAAAACCCAAGGCATTTAGAGGTCCAGGTCATTGGGGATAAATACGGAAACTATGTGTATCTTGGCGAACGAGATTGTACTGTACAAAGGCGTCGACAAAAATTAATAGAAGAGACTCCGAGCCCCATTTTAACCCCTGAAATGAGAGCTAAGGTTGGGAAGGTTGCTGTTGATTTAGCAAGAAGCGCGGGGTATTTTTCTGTTGGAACTGTGGAATTTTTATTAGACGCAGAGAAACGATTTTACTTCATGGAAATGAATACCCGTATTCAGGTGGAACACACTATTACGGAAGAAATAACGGGAATAGACTTGCTAAAAGCACAAATTAGCGTTGCAAAAGGAGAAAAACTTCCTTGGAAGCAGAAGAATATTGAATTTACAGGACATGTTATTCAATGCCGAATCAATGCCGAAGATCCATGTAATAATTTTGCTCCATCTCCGGGGCGGTTAGATTACTACCTTCCTCCAGCAGGCCCCTCAGTTCGAGTAGACGGAGCTTGTTATAGTGGTTACGCGATACCTCCTTACTATGATTCAATGATTGCTAAAGTGATCACAAAAGGGAAAACTCGAGAAGAAGCAATAGCCATTATGAAAAGAGCTTTAAAGGAGTTTCATATTGGCGGCGTTCATTCCACGATTCCTTTTCACCAATTTATGTTGGATAATCCTAAATTCATCCACTCTGATTACGATATCAATTATGTAGATCGGCTTTTAGCAGAAGGCAGTACTTTTTTGAAGTTAGCAGAAGGTGACTAA
- the rplM gene encoding 50S ribosomal protein L13, translated as MEKRKDTKTTLAKASDDQNKAWYVINAEGKTLGRLSSEVAKILRGKHKVTFTPHVAMGDGVIVINAEKVRLTGAKRAQKVYHYYTGFISGMREVPFENMIARKPAYVIEHAVKGMLPKTKLGRRQMKSLRVVKGSSYAQYEAIKPIVLDA; from the coding sequence ATGGAAAAAAGAAAAGATACGAAAACGACCCTAGCGAAGGCTTCGGACGATCAAAACAAAGCCTGGTATGTAATTAATGCCGAAGGGAAGACCTTAGGGAGACTATCTTCAGAAGTCGCGAAGATCCTGAGAGGTAAGCATAAAGTTACTTTCACTCCTCACGTAGCGATGGGAGATGGTGTCATCGTGATTAACGCTGAGAAAGTGCGTTTGACTGGCGCAAAAAGAGCTCAGAAGGTGTATCACTATTACACAGGATTTATTTCCGGAATGCGAGAAGTTCCTTTTGAGAACATGATCGCAAGAAAGCCTGCGTATGTTATCGAACATGCTGTTAAAGGAATGTTGCCTAAAACTAAACTTGGAAGACGTCAAATGAAGTCTTTGAGAGTTGTGAAAGGTAGTTCTTACGCACAGTATGAAGCCATCAAACCAATTGTTTTAGACGCGTAA
- the rpsI gene encoding 30S ribosomal protein S9, producing MTKNTIQESVATGRRKQAVSSVRLRSGNGKIDVNGKTLEQYFPLEVQRATILAPLKMLGDVNSFDLIIRVSGGGVQGQVIATRLGLARAVLQEKEDMKQELKSQGFLTRDPRKKERKKYGRKKARKSFQFSKR from the coding sequence GTGACAAAAAATACGATACAAGAGTCTGTAGCAACAGGAAGAAGAAAGCAGGCTGTTTCTAGCGTTCGCCTCCGTTCTGGAAATGGAAAGATTGATGTAAATGGAAAAACTTTAGAGCAATATTTCCCACTAGAGGTACAGAGAGCAACGATTTTGGCTCCGCTCAAAATGCTCGGAGATGTAAATAGTTTTGATTTGATTATCCGAGTAAGTGGTGGTGGCGTTCAAGGTCAAGTTATTGCTACTCGATTAGGGTTGGCCAGAGCTGTCTTACAAGAAAAAGAGGATATGAAGCAAGAGTTGAAATCTCAAGGATTTTTAACTCGAGATCCTCGTAAGAAAGAACGTAAGAAATACGGTCGCAAGAAAGCTCGTAAGAGTTTCCAATTCTCCAAACGATAA
- a CDS encoding C40 family peptidase: MFYALLSPVCDLLSNSEGIETQILFGERIGKYNNRFYAYSQLFFSSSWQPYPGDSLKKIPLLAPQISTPNAVVCSQEAFLEPWHIPIPFASPLHINSSNQVSLSSDGIALLNFFYKSNHPKGFCLTKNFQFLDHPLSSNDLVDFAEQLIKTPYVWGGRCIHKQLPHNGVDCSGFVQLLYQATGRNIPRNARDQYKDCLSIKNFFSLPIGGLIFLKKETTGQINHVMIKTAENQFMHASEKKGMVEKVILGEDSFFKRNTFYFENQTREAVFGMPKNRKAFF; encoded by the coding sequence GTGTTCTATGCCTTGCTTTCCCCTGTTTGTGATCTATTATCAAATTCCGAAGGCATAGAAACTCAAATTTTGTTTGGAGAAAGGATAGGTAAGTACAATAATCGGTTCTATGCTTATTCCCAGCTATTCTTTTCTTCCTCCTGGCAGCCTTATCCAGGAGATTCCCTTAAAAAGATCCCCCTTTTGGCTCCTCAAATCTCTACTCCTAATGCTGTTGTTTGCTCTCAGGAAGCTTTCTTAGAACCCTGGCACATCCCGATACCATTTGCATCCCCACTTCACATAAATAGTTCGAATCAAGTATCTCTATCCTCTGATGGCATAGCATTATTAAATTTTTTTTATAAAAGTAATCATCCAAAAGGGTTTTGTCTTACTAAAAACTTTCAGTTCTTAGACCATCCCCTCTCTTCAAATGATCTAGTAGACTTTGCGGAACAGCTTATAAAAACTCCCTATGTTTGGGGTGGAAGATGCATTCACAAACAACTCCCCCATAATGGAGTAGACTGCTCAGGCTTTGTTCAACTGCTTTATCAAGCAACTGGAAGAAATATCCCTCGCAACGCTAGAGACCAGTATAAAGATTGCTTGTCGATAAAAAATTTCTTTTCCTTACCTATAGGAGGACTGATCTTTCTTAAAAAAGAGACCACGGGACAGATTAACCACGTCATGATAAAAACCGCAGAAAACCAATTCATGCACGCCTCAGAAAAAAAAGGGATGGTGGAAAAAGTCATCTTAGGAGAAGACTCTTTCTTCAAGAGAAATACGTTTTATTTTGAAAATCAGACCCGAGAAGCTGTATTTGGGATGCCGAAAAACAGAAAAGCCTTCTTTTAA
- a CDS encoding adenylate kinase, producing the protein MDRSPLFLIIMGAPGSGKGTQSKLLASQLSLQHISSGDLLRNAVSQNTPLGQEIKSYLDQGKLLPDQLVWKLVHEKLDELQQDTLLRKLSFLSRSENGAILDGFPRTVAQAKLLNEFLCSYFPDYKIILLDISDEEVLNRLTSRYICPSCQGIYNKQQGFSRCPKCLVELTRRSDDTPEVILDRIQTYKQETQPVLDYYAALQRLITIDANAPTQQVFKNILDALPESNYTIHKKSCCDCCDCDCYDGCDCEE; encoded by the coding sequence ATGGATCGATCCCCCCTCTTTCTTATCATCATGGGAGCCCCGGGATCCGGAAAAGGCACCCAGTCAAAGTTATTAGCATCTCAATTGTCTCTCCAGCATATCAGCTCCGGGGACTTACTCAGAAATGCGGTTTCCCAAAACACACCACTTGGCCAAGAAATCAAATCCTACTTAGATCAGGGCAAATTGTTACCAGATCAATTAGTCTGGAAGTTAGTCCATGAAAAACTTGATGAGTTACAACAAGATACTTTATTACGAAAACTTTCCTTTTTATCTCGTTCAGAAAATGGCGCCATTTTAGATGGCTTCCCAAGAACAGTCGCTCAAGCCAAACTGTTGAATGAGTTTCTCTGCTCCTATTTCCCTGATTATAAAATCATCCTTTTAGATATTTCTGATGAAGAAGTCCTCAATCGCTTAACTTCTCGCTACATCTGTCCGTCTTGTCAGGGTATTTATAACAAACAACAAGGATTCTCTCGATGTCCTAAATGTTTAGTAGAGCTAACTCGTAGATCTGATGACACTCCAGAAGTGATTCTTGATAGAATTCAGACCTATAAACAAGAAACACAGCCTGTTTTGGATTATTATGCAGCTCTGCAAAGACTCATCACTATTGATGCTAATGCTCCCACCCAGCAGGTGTTTAAGAACATTTTAGATGCTCTTCCTGAATCTAACTATACCATTCATAAGAAAAGTTGTTGCGATTGTTGTGACTGTGACTGCTATGATGGTTGTGACTGCGAAGAGTAG